The DNA segment TATCTCTTCATAAGGAGGAATTTCTACTACTTCTTTTTCTATTTTGTCACTTGTATCAACTATTTCTATTAAATCTGCTGCTAGTTTTGTATTGTAGCTATCACCTTTTTCAATTCTTTGCATAGCAACTACACCATCAAAAGCATCTCTACAGTAAAATATCGGTCCATCATAAATAGTTCTACAATAATCATCAACGAAATTTTTTGTTAACGCTGCACCACCAAGAAGTACAGGAATTTTAAGCCCTAATTTTTGCATCTCTTCTAGATTTTCTTTCATAACAGCAGTACTTTTAACAAGTAGTCCACTCATTCCAATAGCATCTGCATTATGCTCTTTAGCCGCTTCTAGAAACTGATTTAAATCTGCTTTTATTCCAATATTTACTATTTTAAATCCATTATTACTTAAAATAATATCAACTAAATTTTTACCAACATCGTGAACATCACCTTTTACAGTTCCTATAACCATAGTTGTTTCACTACTTTTTTCTTGTTTTGGAAGATAAGGATTTAAAGCATCAACTGTTGTTTTCATAGTTTCAGCACTTTGAAGTACAAAAGGAAGTTGCATTTGACCACTTCCAAATAATTCTCCAATTACTTTCATTCCATCAATTAACCACTCATTTACAATAATCTCTGGTGCAACTACATCTTTTAATTCCATAACTAAAGGTATCATTCTTTCTTTATCACCATCTAATAAAAGTTTTTTAACTTTATCTATTGGTTCTAACTTTTGATACTCTTCATCACTTTGTTCATCTTGTGACTCAACATTTGAAAAGTGCTCTATAAACTTAAATAATGGGTCACCATCTTCTTGATTGTTAAAAATTAAATCATCACAAGCTTTTTTATCTTCTGGACTTATTTTATTTAGTGGAATAATATGTTTAACATTTACAATAGCAGTTGTTAAACCTGCTTTTACACAGTGGTCAAGATATATTGAATTTAAGTAAATTCTTGCATTTGCAGCTAAACCAAATGAAATATTTGACAATCCTAATGTAGTTCCAACTTCTGGATGTCGTAACTGAAACTCTCTAATTGCTTCCAGTGTATCAATTCCTGCAGTTCTATACTCATCATCTCCTGAACCAATAGTAAATGTAAGCATATCAAAAACTAAATCTGCGGGATCAAATCCATGTCTATTTACACATAAATCATAAATTCTTTCTGCAACTTCAAGTTTTCTCTCAACAGTTTTTGCCATTCCAATTTCGTCAATTACAAGACAAACTAAGGCTGCTCCAAATTTTTTTGCTAAAGAACAAACTGCATCAAATTTTTCTTCACCATCTTCAAGGTTAACAGAATTTATTATACATCTTCCACCAATTTGTTTTAAAGCAGCTTCAAGTGCTTTTATTTGCGTTGAATCTGGCATTAATGGTAATGAAATTTTTTGTGAATATAAAGATACAACTTTATCCATATCTCCAGTTTCATCACGTCCAGCAAATCCAACACTTACATCTATAACATGTGCTCCAGCACGAACCTGCTGTTGAGCAACACTTAGTGTTCCTTCATAATCATTTGCTTTTAAAAGTTCTCTAAAAGCCTTACTTCCTGTTGCATTACTTCTCTCACCAATTAGAAGTGGAGCTAGCTCTTGTTTTAAAGGAACTATATTAAATAATGAAGCCAAAGATGCTTTTAAATATCCACTAGGTTTTTTTGGAATCATTCCTTTTACAGCATTACTCAAAGCATTAATGTGTTCTGGTGTAGTTCCACAACATCCACCTAAAAATGAAACTCCATTTATTTCTAAAAAACCTTTTTGTAAAGTAGTAAATTCATCTGGCCCCATAGGATAATAACTCTTACCTCCCCTATTTTGAGGAAGTCCAGCATTTGCATGAACAGATATAGGAAACCTTGACACTTCACTTAATGCTTTTACGTGTTTTTGAACTTGAAGAGGTCCCGTACCACAGTTAAATCCTAAAGATAAAATATTAAATGGTTTTAAAATTGCTGCTATTGTTTGAGCATCTGTTCCTATTAGCATTGTTCCATTTAACTCAATCGTTACTGAAACCATGATTGGAATTTGTGGTGCCACATCATTTAATGCATGAAGCCCTGCTTTTATCTGTAGAGGATCTTGACAAGTTTCAAGTAAAAATATATCTGTTCCACCATCAGCCAAACCTCTAGCCATAGTTTTATAGCCTTCATACATTTCGTCATAAGTTATATGACCTAAAGATGGAAGTTTTGTTCCAGGACCAATTGATGCTAAAACAAATTTTGGATTATCTTCACTACTATATTTAGCTATTGCATTTTTTGCACTTTGCGCACCTAATTTTGATAATTCATAACTTAAATGCCCTATTCCATACTCATCTAAAACCCATGGCATTGAACCAAAAGTATTTGTACTTACTAAATTTGCTCCTGCCTTTGCATAATTTTCATAAATCTCTTCAAGAATTTCTGGCGCAGTTAGATTCAAAAGTTCATTACAACCTTCTAAATCTTTTTCTTCATACTGCCAAAACTCTTTTTTTATTTCTCTTGATTGAAGCTGTGTTCCCATAGCTCCATCTATTATTAAAACTCTTTTTTCTATTAAATTTTTTATTGTTTCTAACATTAATTCTCTGCTTTAGTTATAATTTTTACATCTATAATTTATTAATAGTATATTTAAATGGGGGTTAAAGTATGTTAAATCAATTTTTTTGAATAACAACTCTAATAACACTAGCTTCACCTTGATGCCCTATTCCTTCATCTAAAATTGTTATCTCTTCTGTAATCTTTTTTCTACATAATTTAAAATAGTTTTCAAAATCCTCTTTTGTATAAAGTAAATCTATATCTTTTGGTCCACCACTATTATAATTTAATTGATTTATTGAAAAAAATTCTGCAGCAAAGTAACCACCTGAATTTAAAGAATTTTCAATTTTTCTAAATAATTTTTCTCTTTCATTTTTATGCATATGCAAATACGAAGCAACTATAACATCATATTTTTCATCTGTTTTCCAATAATTTAAATCCATACAAACTGTTTTTATATTTAAATTCTCATTTTTCGACCATTTTTCAAGTTTTTCTAAACCTAAATTTGATGTATCAATAGCAGTTACATCTAAACCATTTTTTGCAAAAAATATCGCATTTCTTCCCTCCCCTTCACCTAAACAAAGAAGTTTTTGATAATCTTTAAATAATTCTAAGTTTGATGCTAAAAATTTATTAGGATTTGTACCATAAAAGAAATCTTGATTTGAAAATTTATTATTCCAAAATTGTTGTTGAGTCATATTCAATCTCCTTATTTATTAATTTATTATACTATTTTTTTACTAAATGCAACTAAGTTGCATTTAAACTTCTCTAATTTATAATTTCGAAATGCGACTTAGTTGCAAAATATTACAAAGGATATAAAAATGATTAAAAAAACACTAATCTCAACACTTTTACTACTAGGAACAAATGCTTTATCAAACATTAATGTAACAACTACAATTTATCCACTATATAATATTGCCAAAGAGGTAGGAACAGATAAAATTAAATTGAATAATCTTATTCCATTTGGTATAGAAGCACATGGTTTTGATCCAATAGCTAAAGATATGACCATACTATCTAAAACTGATTTATTAATTTCAAGTGGTGATTTAATGGAGCCTTGGAAAAATAAAATAGTTTCATCTTTAAAAATAGAAAATAAAGTATTTGATATGAGTAAACATGTAAAACTAATAGAAATAGAAGAAAAAAATCATAATGAGCATGACCATGAAAAAGACCACAATCACAATTCAAATATTGATCCACACTATTGGGTTAGTTTAAATAATTACATTTTAATGACAAAAGTTATAACTCAACTTTTTATTGAAAAAGACCCAGTAAATAAAGATATTTACAAAGAAAACTCTGATAAATATCTACAAAAAATTGAAGCCTTAAAAATAAAATATGATACAAGTTTAAACAGTTGTAAGAATAAAAAAATCTTAGTAAATCATAATGCTTTTGGATACTTTGCAGATGAATATGATGTAAAACAATATAGTATTTCAGGGCTTACACCAGAAAGTAAACCTTCTGCTAAAGTTGTAAGCGAACTTATAGACTTAGTAAAAAATGAAAAAATAAATACTGTTTTTTTTGAAGAGTTTGCAAGTCCAAAAGTTGCACAAACAATTGCAAAAGCAGCAAATGTAAAAATAGATACATTAAGACCAGCTGAAAATATTTCTAAAATAGAAAATGAAAAAGGATATGGTTACCTTGAAATTATGGAAGATAATTTAGAAAAATTAAAGTTTGCTATGGATTGTAAATAAGCTATGAATAAAAAACTTATAGAAATTTGTGATTTAAATTTTGAAAATATTTTGTCAAACATCTCATTAGAAATTTTTGAAGGTGATTTTATAGCAATAGTTGGTTCAAATGGAGGAGGAAAAACAACTTTTTTAAAACTGCTTTTAAATATATTAAAACCAAATAGTGGAGAAATTCAATATTTTGAAAATATAAAAAACAAAATGGGGTATGTACCACAAAATGCTACTGCAGTAGATGTAATTTTTCCAGCTACTGTTAAAGAGATTTTAGAAACTGCTTTTATAACTAACTCTTCAATATTAAAAAAGATTTCAAAAATTGAAAAAGATTATTTAAAATTTTTAATGCAAAATTTTGAAATTACAAATTTAAATTCAAAACTATTTGCTGAACTATCAGGAGGACAAAAGCAAAGAGTAATGATAGTAAGAGCTCTAGCAAATAAACCAAAGATTCTTTTTCTAGATGAACCAGATATGGGGCTTGATAAAATATCTCAATCAAAATTTATAGATAATCTAAACAAAATAAATAAAGAAAATAAGACATCTATAGTCTTTATAACGCACCACTTAGGAATGATTGAAAAATATATTACAAAAACTTTTTGCATAAATGGGATTTTAAAATAATGGAAATTTTTCAATATGAATTTATGATTAATGCTTTTATAGCAGGTATTTCAATAGCTATATTAACCTCAACTCTTAGTCTTTTTGTAGTTGTAAAAAGATATGCAATGTTATCAGATGCTTTAGCACATATCTCTTTATTAGGAGTTGCTATTGGATTTTTATTTCAAATTTCAACCATATTTACAACAATTATAATCTCAATTATTGCTTCAATAATGATTGAATATTTAAGAAGTTATAAAAAACTATATTCTGATTCTATGCTATCAATATTTTTATCTTCTGCACTTGCATTTTCGGTTATTATTGTTTCATTATCAAACTCTTTTAATACATCTTTATTTGATTATCTTTTTGGCTCAATTGTTGCTATTACACACGAAGATATTTTAACAATTTTAATATTTTTTATATTAACTCTTATATTTATGATTATCCATTATAAAAAACTTTTTCTTATCTGTTTTAATGAAGAGTTAGCAATATCTGCTGGAATAAATGTAAGATTAATAAATCTAATATTTACTGCTTTAATTGGGGCTTTAGTTGCAATTTCAATTAAGATAATTGGGGCATTACTTATTGGAGCAATTATGATAATTCCTGTTGTTAGCGCTCTTTGTTTAAAAAAAGGATTTAAAATAACTTGGATTCTATCAACTTTATTTGCTATTTTAGGTGTAGTGATAGGATTATTTTTATCTTTTTATATCTCAATTCCAAGTGGGGCAACAATTGTTATCGTTTTACTTTCAATATTTATTTTAACACTTATTTTTTCTACAAGAAGTAGGTGACGCTACTTCTTTTCTATATCTTTTATACTACAATCTGTTGTTACCTTATCAATTAAAGTTATGTACCAACTATTTTCTATATAAGATAGATAAAGTACAATATTATTTGTAATAATTAATTTGTAGCTATTTTTTAAAATATTTTTTCTATCTTCAGCAATAGATAATTTATCTGATAAATTTTCAAAATTCTTTACTAAAAAAACTCCATCTTTTTCCCAACCATAAAGTGAATCATTCTCTGAAGCACAATTAAATTTTATTTCGTCAAACAAAATAATATTTGAAGCTATATAATCATCAATTTCTTCAATCTTTGTATCATATTTTAAAGTTATATTTTCATTTTCATCATCGACAAAAATTTCATATAACCCAAAATTTTTATTTATATATGAATCATTTATTAATGTTAAGTTTGAACTTTGTATTAAAGATAAAAGATTATTAACTCTATTAATTAATTCATTGTATTTTTTATCTTCAATCTCTTTATCTTTTAAAACTTTAGCCTTATTTTCTTCAATTTTTAGTTGTTCACTGTTTCTTACACATGAGCTAAATAAAATAGTAATTAACATTAAAAAAATAATATTTCTCATTTTTTATTATCCTCTATTTTTATTTTTATAATACAAATTTTTATCTTAAACTCTATTTTTAATTATCTTTAGGTAAAATGTTTATTATTAATTTTTAAATACAGGAAATAATAGAATGACTGAATCAAAATATATATGGATGGATGGAGAGTTCACTCCATGGCAAGATGCAAAAGTTCACGTATTAAGCCATACTTTGCATTATGGAAATGGTGCTATTGAAGGTACAAAAGCTTATAAAACTGTAGATGGAAGATGTGCAATATTTAAATTAAATGAGCATACTCAAAGACTTTTAAATTCTTCTAAAATGACGTTAATGAATGTTCCTTTTTCACTAGAAGAGTTAAATAATGCTCAAGTTGAATTACTACAAAAAAATGAATTAACAAATGGTGCTTACATCAGACCACTAGTATATTTAGGATATGGAGTAATGGGACTTTATCATAAAGATGCACCTGTAAAAGTTTCTATTTCTGCATGGGAATGGGGTGCGTATCTTGGAGAAGAGGGGCTTAAAAAAGGTGTTAGAGTTAAAATATCATCATTTACAAGAACTCCAAATACTTCAGGTATGGGAAAAGCAAAATCAGTTGCAAACTATATGAACTCTCAAATGGCAAAATATGAAGCTGTTGAAGCAGGTTATGATGAAGCTTTATTAAGAGATGATCAGGGATACATTGCTGAAGCTTCTGGAGCTTGTTTCTTTATTGTTAAAGATGGAAAACTTATATCTCCTCCAAATGACAACTCTTTAGAGTCTATTACTCAAGCAACAGCTATTCAATTAGCAAATGACATGGGAATAGAAGTTGTTAGAAGAAGAATAACTAGAGAGGAAATTTACGTAGCAGATGAAGCTTTCTTTACAGGAACAGCAGCTGAAATCACTCCAATTAGAGAAGTTGATGCTAGAATTATTGGCGCTGGTTGTAGAGGACCAATTACAGAAAAAATCCAGTCTGCATATTTTGATGTAGTTACAGGTAAAAATCCTAAATATACTAAGTATTTAACATATATTAACTAATTTTTAGTAGGATTGGTAAAAAATAAAATAAGGAAAGATATGCCTATAGACAACGATTATTTTAAGAATAGACAACAAAATAATACAAATAAACCAAATGGCGGTGGGAATTTTCAAC comes from the Aliarcobacter cibarius genome and includes:
- the metH gene encoding methionine synthase codes for the protein MLETIKNLIEKRVLIIDGAMGTQLQSREIKKEFWQYEEKDLEGCNELLNLTAPEILEEIYENYAKAGANLVSTNTFGSMPWVLDEYGIGHLSYELSKLGAQSAKNAIAKYSSEDNPKFVLASIGPGTKLPSLGHITYDEMYEGYKTMARGLADGGTDIFLLETCQDPLQIKAGLHALNDVAPQIPIMVSVTIELNGTMLIGTDAQTIAAILKPFNILSLGFNCGTGPLQVQKHVKALSEVSRFPISVHANAGLPQNRGGKSYYPMGPDEFTTLQKGFLEINGVSFLGGCCGTTPEHINALSNAVKGMIPKKPSGYLKASLASLFNIVPLKQELAPLLIGERSNATGSKAFRELLKANDYEGTLSVAQQQVRAGAHVIDVSVGFAGRDETGDMDKVVSLYSQKISLPLMPDSTQIKALEAALKQIGGRCIINSVNLEDGEEKFDAVCSLAKKFGAALVCLVIDEIGMAKTVERKLEVAERIYDLCVNRHGFDPADLVFDMLTFTIGSGDDEYRTAGIDTLEAIREFQLRHPEVGTTLGLSNISFGLAANARIYLNSIYLDHCVKAGLTTAIVNVKHIIPLNKISPEDKKACDDLIFNNQEDGDPLFKFIEHFSNVESQDEQSDEEYQKLEPIDKVKKLLLDGDKERMIPLVMELKDVVAPEIIVNEWLIDGMKVIGELFGSGQMQLPFVLQSAETMKTTVDALNPYLPKQEKSSETTMVIGTVKGDVHDVGKNLVDIILSNNGFKIVNIGIKADLNQFLEAAKEHNADAIGMSGLLVKSTAVMKENLEEMQKLGLKIPVLLGGAALTKNFVDDYCRTIYDGPIFYCRDAFDGVVAMQRIEKGDSYNTKLAADLIEIVDTSDKIEKEVVEIPPYEEIQMPKRDFVVPPYWNRVAKKGDALDKDLIFSWINHRVLFRQRWGYKRGKQTPEAFMKYEKDIVEPLYYSLKDELISKNIFEPIAIYEYYPCISHDNKLYIFDKKYLFNNLEEAKRVPPLEEAIKVMEFPRQRRKPFRCLADFFANDRLDVVGFTLASAGLKITDYEREFYNKGEFTKYYQVHGLGVELAEALAEVLHKQIRLDWNIVPKEGHKLSDVQMKQYVGCRYSPGYAACPDLSQNRDIFDLLNPEEFGIELSETFQMHPEQTTCAIVVHNKEANYYNV
- a CDS encoding SAM-dependent methyltransferase — protein: MTQQQFWNNKFSNQDFFYGTNPNKFLASNLELFKDYQKLLCLGEGEGRNAIFFAKNGLDVTAIDTSNLGLEKLEKWSKNENLNIKTVCMDLNYWKTDEKYDVIVASYLHMHKNEREKLFRKIENSLNSGGYFAAEFFSINQLNYNSGGPKDIDLLYTKEDFENYFKLCRKKITEEITILDEGIGHQGEASVIRVVIQKN
- a CDS encoding metal ABC transporter substrate-binding protein — translated: MIKKTLISTLLLLGTNALSNINVTTTIYPLYNIAKEVGTDKIKLNNLIPFGIEAHGFDPIAKDMTILSKTDLLISSGDLMEPWKNKIVSSLKIENKVFDMSKHVKLIEIEEKNHNEHDHEKDHNHNSNIDPHYWVSLNNYILMTKVITQLFIEKDPVNKDIYKENSDKYLQKIEALKIKYDTSLNSCKNKKILVNHNAFGYFADEYDVKQYSISGLTPESKPSAKVVSELIDLVKNEKINTVFFEEFASPKVAQTIAKAANVKIDTLRPAENISKIENEKGYGYLEIMEDNLEKLKFAMDCK
- a CDS encoding metal ABC transporter ATP-binding protein; the protein is MNKKLIEICDLNFENILSNISLEIFEGDFIAIVGSNGGGKTTFLKLLLNILKPNSGEIQYFENIKNKMGYVPQNATAVDVIFPATVKEILETAFITNSSILKKISKIEKDYLKFLMQNFEITNLNSKLFAELSGGQKQRVMIVRALANKPKILFLDEPDMGLDKISQSKFIDNLNKINKENKTSIVFITHHLGMIEKYITKTFCINGILK
- a CDS encoding metal ABC transporter permease, which encodes MEIFQYEFMINAFIAGISIAILTSTLSLFVVVKRYAMLSDALAHISLLGVAIGFLFQISTIFTTIIISIIASIMIEYLRSYKKLYSDSMLSIFLSSALAFSVIIVSLSNSFNTSLFDYLFGSIVAITHEDILTILIFFILTLIFMIIHYKKLFLICFNEELAISAGINVRLINLIFTALIGALVAISIKIIGALLIGAIMIIPVVSALCLKKGFKITWILSTLFAILGVVIGLFLSFYISIPSGATIVIVLLSIFILTLIFSTRSR
- a CDS encoding branched-chain amino acid transaminase — protein: MTESKYIWMDGEFTPWQDAKVHVLSHTLHYGNGAIEGTKAYKTVDGRCAIFKLNEHTQRLLNSSKMTLMNVPFSLEELNNAQVELLQKNELTNGAYIRPLVYLGYGVMGLYHKDAPVKVSISAWEWGAYLGEEGLKKGVRVKISSFTRTPNTSGMGKAKSVANYMNSQMAKYEAVEAGYDEALLRDDQGYIAEASGACFFIVKDGKLISPPNDNSLESITQATAIQLANDMGIEVVRRRITREEIYVADEAFFTGTAAEITPIREVDARIIGAGCRGPITEKIQSAYFDVVTGKNPKYTKYLTYIN